In Musa acuminata AAA Group cultivar baxijiao chromosome BXJ3-11, Cavendish_Baxijiao_AAA, whole genome shotgun sequence, one DNA window encodes the following:
- the LOC103970348 gene encoding uncharacterized protein LOC103970348: protein MPSETYEDTRDSDMLKRGSMYLSSKDVWRMREVREGRIKQESACGDDAFISFEIANSLPQFCSKEVVLSSQHRYSLAASLNGESKLLTTDTRHSITIRSIDFLDLSLHDLTDKHSSENISCSDLVSLERSVDDLLGICLHTDGMESHTKAAPVLFEAGYLEEQVSECNSHPSSFPPKSMAKAGKSKAPFQSQYSYCNGSPKTKFNALKRLFDPVMKSKSLHNSWSVESENTSCTDMDPAKIRNNGVLDKSIANDYSKVMREVESDAELRGEKVLTSFSLPSHLHGILKLETNSGNPSFEFHVKDPEVVLSAKAWRTDNMFNWVYTIHSSKKRNYNTWSRKIDKHGQSPPIVGQMQVSCCLCSEMRENGPAANSSVTEFILYDIVQAKRSFSVEESSECSLDATCPLQRNVMDKLVTEETFMPNNLMKCQHPIRYTLSRYESDDSTPNPWLPADLRPELEIAAIVIQTPFTKKECSEEMKEVGPEGICNGLNSAIVNVITPSGRHGLPNVDAGCPSTLLDRWRFGGGCDCGGWDMGCPLEVFHNTYADDWVYNSSMDTQKSIFLFGQGSKEKAPALSITADGRQYLVDFHAKFSSLQAFSICIAILHSSEASAAVSQENRQTLQSNSLKILFEEEVRHLIGGITVEEKRKVKNGVEQVPPSFFVGSSFSPVTKYLHQSLPELTFWNLLEDQECYYLQ, encoded by the exons ATGCCTTCTGAAACTTATGAAGATACTAGAGACAGTGACATGCTAAAGAGAGGTTCCATGTATCTGAGCTCAAAAGACGTATGGAGAATGAGAGAAGTAAGAGAAGGAAGGATCAAACAGGAATCAGCCTGCGGTGATGATGCTTTTATTTCATTTGAAATTGCCAATTCCTTGCCTCAGTTTTGCTCCAAGGAAGTTGTTTTATCTTCTCAACATAGATATTCACTTGCTGCTTCTTTAAATGGTGAGTCAAAGCTGTTAACTACTGACACCAGACACTCGATTACGATAAGATCCATAGATTTTCTGGATCTTTCCTTGCACGATCTCACTGACAAACATTCAAGTGAGAATATCTCATGCTCTGATTTGGTCTCATTAGAAAGGTCAGTAGATGATCTCTTGGGGATCTGCTTGCATACTGATGGTATGGAGTCTCATACAAAAGCAGCTCCAGTATTGTTTGAGGCAGGATATCTCGAGGAACAAGTGTCTGAGTGCAACAGCCATCCATCAAGTTTCCCGCCCAAGTCCATGGCAAAGGCAGGCAAGTCGAAAGCACCTTTTCAGTCACAATATAGTTATTGTAATGGCAGTCCAAAAACTAAGTTTAATGCACTTAAGAGGTTGTTTGATCCAGTCATGAAATCCAAATCTCTGCACAATTCGTGGAGTGTAGAATCAGAGAACACTTCATGCACAGATATGGATCCTGCAAAAATCAGGAACAATGGAGTTTTGGACAAATCTATAGCCAATGACTACTCAAAAGTAATGCGAGAGGTGGAGTCTGATGCAGAGCTGAGAGGAGAGAAAGTATTGACTTCTTTTTCACTGCCTTCTCACTTACATGGAATTCTTAAACTGGAAACTAATAGTGGCAATCCATCATTTGAATTCCATGTAAAAGATCCAGAAGTTGTTCTTTCAGCAAAGGCGTGGAGAACAGATAATATGTTTAATTGGGTTTACACGATCCATAGCTCTAAAAAGAGGAACTATAACACATGGAGTAGGAAAATAGACAAGCATGGGCAATCACCACCTATAGTTGGCCAGATGCaggtttcatgttgtctttgctcAGAAATGAGAGAAAATGGGCCTGCAGCAAACTCTTCTGTCACAGAATTTATTTTATATGACATTGTGCAGGCAAAAAGGAGTTTTTCTGTTGAAGAAAGTTCTGAGTGTTCCTTAGATGCCACTTGTCCTCTTCAAAGAAATGTCATGGACAAGTTAGTCACAGAGGAAACCTTCATGCCAAACAATTTAATGAAATGTCAACATCCTATCAGGTATACTCTTAGTCGTTATGAGTCAGACGACTCCACTCCGAACCCATGGTTGCCAGCAGACCTGCGTCCAGAACTTGAGATTGCAGCTATTGTGATTCAAACTCCTTTTACAAAGAAAGAGTGTTCAGAAGAAATGAAGGAGGTCGGCCCGGAAGGAATATGCAACGGCCTGAATTCTGCAATTGTGAATGTCATTACTCCAAGCGGGAGGCATGGTTTGCCAAATGTTGATGCAGGATGCCCATCAACATTACTAGATAGATGGAGGTTTGGTGGAGGGTGTGACTGTGGTGGGTGGGACATGGGCTGTCCCCTTGAAGTATTTCACAATACCTATGCTGATGATTGGGTGTATAATTCATCGATGGACACTCAAAAGTCCATTTTTCTCTTTGGTCAG GGAAGTAAAGAAAAGGCGCCTGCACTCTCGATAACGGCTGATGGACGACAGTATTTAGTTGATTTCCATgcaaaattttcatctctacaGGCGTTCTCCATCTGTATTGCTATCTTGCATAGTTCTGAAGCTTCTGCAGCTGTTAGTCAGGAGAACAGGCAAACATTGCAATCTAAttcattgaaaattctctttgagGAGGAAGTTAGGCATTTGATCGGGGGAATCACAgttgaagagaaaagaaaagttaaaaaTGGAGTAGAACAGGTACCTCCATCGTTCTTCGTAGGTTCATCCTTTTCTCCAGTGACAAAATATTTGCATCAATCCTTGCCAGAATTGACATTCTGGAATCTGCTAGAAGATCAAGAGTGTTATTATCTGCAATGA